The genomic region TCTCTCAGTTTAGTTCATTCGTATTCAGATCTACGCCAATTCTTCCTGTACAATGTCAGTCCATACCCCTTTGCGATTCAGAATGCGAATGGCAAAGGCATCATATCCATCACGTTTGACCTGATCAAAATGCATACGTTCTCCCGTGATCAGTTCATACGTACCACGCTCATCTACTTCTTCGCCAAACTCATCATCCCAAGGCACATTATAGTAGGCCGTCAACTCTACCTCAAAGATATCCTCTCCTTCAACATCCAGATAAGGACGAAGGGGTCTGTCATGTAGTGCTTCTTTCGAATAGGTCTCACATAACATGGCATCATATCCATGCTTGGCAGCATCAATAAGTAGATAACGCTCGCCCGTGACGGTATGCTCTGCATATACAAGAAGCGGTGTCGAATCATGCCAAGTAATCAGATCATCTTCCGTCAAGTCACCATAATAAAAAATATGGAACTTATCATGTCCATCACTCGTTTGAAGTTTGCCTTTCCACTCCACTTCATCGGACGTTATGTCCTCTTCCTTCCTAGTTAATCCTTCCAGATAAGCAGGTCCTTGTTGTACACCATACTCATTCATCGTCTCGCCTCCGATTTATTCATTCGAATGGTAACCACTTTGTGTTCCTCATCCACCGTCAGTTTCACATCGATGTTTAGCTTGTCGCGAAATAACGCCGTAATATTGATATAAGGATCGCGCACGGCTTCACCGCCACCACCATTCGTAGAACGGCTCATCCCTTGATGAATAATGGATTCTACCAGCTGTTTATCTCCCTTGCCGGTGTTATTGTAGGTGTAAATCACCTGCCCCTCCTGATCATACAGATTCAAAACCGTTGTGAAATCATTGGCGTTCTCATACTGTCTCTCGGTCTGCACATAGTTGTGATCTGTGCGTTGATAATTTACTGTACCAGCTAGATAAGGATTGTCCCCGCCGGGCTTCACATCATACTCCTGATAGGCCAGATTAAACAGGTATTGGATATGATTCATATCAATCCGGAAATAAAACTGACGGTTATCTTCCTCTTTGTCCATCGCTGCAAAACTGTTAATCAGCGGCCAGGCTTCATAGGACTTCCCATTAACATCAACGGCGAGAGCATAGTCAGATAATACGGTCTCTTTTTGAAATACACCAAATGTCTGTAAAATAAAATAAGCCGGAATCATCAACATACCCAGAATGATTGCAAAAATAGTAAGTTTTACGCGTAGTTTCATATCTTCTCTCCTTGCAGCTTTAACTCTTCAATTCCATTCTCATCCAGTCTTGTGCTGAAGCTTTGACAGTGTACGCACAACTACATCCCTGTTCTTCGCATCCTTGATATAAGCCGGAATACTATGTGAAGCCGTTCGTATAGGCATATTTGCATGTTTTACACGCAGATCTGCGGAAACATAAGCAATGAGATAATTCAGGTGCTCCCGATTCACAGCCCACAAGATTTTTCCTCTGATATCATCCAGGAAGTATAATTCCAGGCCGAATACAGGATCTTTTCCTGCACGAATCTCGGAAAAACACCTTTGGTATGTCGGCTTGGCATGTAATTCAACCTGATTAACAGAACCACAATGCGGACATTCCACATGCGTAGATCGATGAGACGTCTTCTTCTCGTCTGTGACTTCCACGTTAAACCAGCGTTCACATACAGCACAATTCCCCTTGGCATTATATTGATATACTGGTTCTTCAAAAGCTTGAGCGTAACATTCGAAACACTTCCATCCCATTTGACCATTCCGTTGTTCAATCGAAGCGTGCCCACCGCATTTGGGACATTTCACATCAATCCGCTCTCCCCGTCGAAGCACCGAATAGAAACTGTACTTATACGCACCTTCATCTTCAAAACGTTTCATACCCCATCCGCCCCTCTCCTGAAACTACGACACATACAGCATGAAAATACGCAACATTTACCAATTCATCTCTCTAAAATTATATGAAACTCCGTTCCTCAGCACAAGAATTGCAGGTAGATTGTTGAAAATGTCTCTAATACGACATACCCAAGTGTGTGCCTCATCACACCCGTCTCCTCCTCAATAACGTAATCTATAACTAAATAACTACTGAAATGAAAGATTACCTACTTTTCAGATTGTGAAAAACATCACTTGAGTAAAGGTTGTGTCCCTATGTTTTCCTTAATGAATGTATATAAATGGTCACTTGTATTCGCCATATTTTCAGCAACTCTCTCTCACTGTAGTACAACTGATACGGTTAAACCAGTTCACCACAATGAAGTATCCCCCTCCTCTGCAGTCAGTCAACCTCCGGTGGACCCGATCATTCGTAGAGAAGGGACTACGGTATATATTGAAATGACGGCTCAGGTTACGAATATTGAAATTTCCGAAGGCGTAATCTACAACGCTTGGACATTTAATGGTACCGTCCCCGGACCGGTACTTCGTGTGACGGAGGGAGATACCTTAGTGTTCACGTTAAAAAATAAAGATTCCAGTTTGCCTCACTCCATGGATTTTCATGCTGTACATGCTGCTCCCAGCAGCAAATTTATTGATGTTATGCCAGGCGAGGAAGGCACGTTCACCTATCCCACCTCCTCACCCGGTGTATTCATGTATCACTGCGGAACCAAACCGGTTCTTGCCCATATCGCTAACGGTATGTACGGCATGATTATTGTTGAACCCAAAGCAGGATACCCTTCCGACCACTTGGTTGATCGTGAGTATACCCTTGTTCAGAGTGAATGGTATAAAGAGCATGATTACGAAACTTTTTTGAACGGGGAACCGGATTATGTCGTATTTAACGGCAATGATTATGGATTAGTAAAACATCCCCTGACAGCCAAAGTAGGAGATACGGTTCGGATTTATGTCAGTAATGCCGGGCCCAATGAAGTCTCATCCTTCCACGTTGTGGGTACCCTTATGGACCGTGTGTATATCGACGGGAATCCACGCAACATCCAGTATGGAATACAGACGGTTATGCTTCCCGCAAGTGGTGGAGCTGTTGTAGAGTTCACCGTGACCGAAGAAGGCGATTATGCGATTGTAACCCATCAGTTCAACCATGTAGCCAAAGGCGCTGCCGCTGTTCTGCGTGTGACCAAGGATGGTACGGATCATGGTGGACCCGCCATGTCTCACTGAGACATGACAATAGGTAATGGATATACCCATCCTGAATAATTCGAGGTGATTGAACAATGATCTGTGCGCACGAAGCGAAGGAAGCCTGTTTCTCCAAAGTATCTCTGTTCCAGCATCTTGATCCATCCGAAGCTGCATTGCTGACCTCCCTTTTGCATACCCGCAAATATAACAAAGGCGAAGTTGTCGTCCAGGAGGGAGAACGCTCAGATACGCTTTACGTGGTTCATCAGGGGTGTGTGAAGTTATCCAAATACAATGAAAATGGCAAGGAACATATTATCCGGTTTCTGTTTCCCGGAGATTTCTTCGGACAAGATTCCCTGTTACACCAAAAACCACATGCCACGAACGCCGAAGTTCTGGAGCCTTCGGCCATCTGCTCGATCAGCAAGCATGACTTTGACCAGTTACTTGAACATGATCCGAAGCTTGCTTATCATTTCCTGCTTGCCATTTCCAATCTGCTCCGTGAAACAGATGAATGGAACAGCTCGCTCAGTGCGATGACAACGGAACAGAAGATTGCCAAGTTGCTTTTGTATT from Paenibacillus sp. FSL R5-0341 harbors:
- a CDS encoding multicopper oxidase domain-containing protein; protein product: MNVYKWSLVFAIFSATLSHCSTTDTVKPVHHNEVSPSSAVSQPPVDPIIRREGTTVYIEMTAQVTNIEISEGVIYNAWTFNGTVPGPVLRVTEGDTLVFTLKNKDSSLPHSMDFHAVHAAPSSKFIDVMPGEEGTFTYPTSSPGVFMYHCGTKPVLAHIANGMYGMIIVEPKAGYPSDHLVDREYTLVQSEWYKEHDYETFLNGEPDYVVFNGNDYGLVKHPLTAKVGDTVRIYVSNAGPNEVSSFHVVGTLMDRVYIDGNPRNIQYGIQTVMLPASGGAVVEFTVTEEGDYAIVTHQFNHVAKGAAAVLRVTKDGTDHGGPAMSH
- a CDS encoding Crp/Fnr family transcriptional regulator, which produces MICAHEAKEACFSKVSLFQHLDPSEAALLTSLLHTRKYNKGEVVVQEGERSDTLYVVHQGCVKLSKYNENGKEHIIRFLFPGDFFGQDSLLHQKPHATNAEVLEPSAICSISKHDFDQLLEHDPKLAYHFLLAISNLLRETDEWNSSLSAMTTEQKIAKLLLYFHTRNHAKHEIRLPVFKKDMALLLGITPETLSRKLAIMQTQGLLQVTGNCILILQLEQLREMVPS